The stretch of DNA GCCGTCGTCCAGGGCTGCCTGCACCTTTGGCGGCGGGGCCTCGGGGGGCGTATCCACAAAAAGCCCCTGATAGAGCTCGTCGATCTTCGGCGGATTTCCGTGACTGCTAACCCTTTCCAGGTACTCCTGCCGGCTGGTGGCGACTTGCTTCATAACCGCGTATTTGGTCCTTCTGCGCGATATCTCCTTCGGCGGTTCGAGCTTTGCGACGTCGATGTCCAGCAGGTCCTGGATCCAGGGGTTATCGTCGAAGAAATTGCTGATGAGTTGTCCGGTCTCCGGGTTGTCCCTGGCCAGTGCCAGCGCTGTGACGAGCGGCCTGATGACCCTGTAGGCGCCCGCGTCCTTTGAAAAGGACTTAACGTAATCGAGCAGGATCTCCACGTGTTCGGGTTTCAACTCCTCCAGCATGACGCTCCCCTTGTTCACCATCTGAGCGATGTTGCCGCCCTTGAGCATGCGATGGATGCTGGCGAAATAATATGGGTTGGTCTGGCTCGGGAAGTCGGTCGGTTTCACGGACTGTCTGACTGCGTAGAGCGGCAGGAGGCGGTCCGCCAGGCTCTGGTGAGGGGCGAAGAGATGGAACGGGTCCATGGCCTGGCCCGCCTTGCTCACCGCCATGTGGATCTTTTCCATGACGGCCTTCTTGGCCTTTTGCGCCTCATCCTCCGACAGCTCGCCGTCGTCCAATTCTCTGCCGATCATCCCGAGTTCGGCGTGGGAGTGAGAGAAGAGGTCTTGTATCGAGGTGCGCTCCCACTTGCTGCCGCTCGGCTCAGGCCAGGTCAGCGTGGAGGCCGGATTCCCCGCCACGACGTTGGGCACTGCCTGCGCGATCTGCGAGAAGAAGCCGAGGTCCCATCCGAAGTATGTCCTGGCAGCGGCCCCGTAGGGGTCGTAGAGGAATATCCTTCCGGTCCTGTTCTTCGTATAGGGCTGCCTCACTGCATCGGTAAGACCGAGCAATGTCTCCTGGATCCGTTTGTGGGCCGGAAGGCCTCTTGAATCCTGAAAAGCCTCCTTGGCTGCATCGTAGAGCGGGACTTTGCCCTTGAGCAGGCCGCTGATCAGGAGCGTGAAGGGCAGCACACCCAGGGTCGTGGCTATTCCCTGCATCATGATGAGCGAGAGCGCGTCGTACGTGTCTTTTTGCATTGCCCCGCCGAAAGGCGAGGTGATGCCGTTGACTATCGCTATGGTGATGGGCAGGCTCTTCGGGACGTCATGCAAGGCCTTGCCGAAGTTCTTGATCGTGCCGAGGGGGCTGTCGCCTTTTTTCCAGGCGATCATGCCCGTGACCAGCATCATTATCATCGCCTCGGCGGAGACGATCGAGGCGCGCACGACGCCGTTGATCCAGTCAGGGTGCATGACGTCGGGCGAGAAGAGGGGGACGTCGTATTTGTAGGACTGCCTGATGTCGGCGGCGAGCCCTATCGCGCCCGGCAGGAACCACTTAGAGATCCTGTCGATATCGGGCCTTAACCCTGGGAACAGTATGTGCGATGCGAAGAGAACCCCGGCGGCCTTGGTGTAGGCGTTGTAAGCTCCGCTGAGCAACTCCGTTGCGGAACTGTTCATCGCCCAGACCGCTGCTTCCGCGCCTAGCATGGCAACGCCCGGCAGGGCGTACGGCAGAAATTTTCGTGTGTATTGCCTCACCCCGGGCGCGACGGCGTGGAGCGCCGCCAAGGCGCCGGAGGCCCCTGAGTAAAGCTGGAAGAGCGTCTTCAGAGCGACCATCGGATCGCCCGCTATGGTCACGGCTGCATTGGCCAGCGCCGCGTGTGTGTCGGGGTTTCTAATCGCGCTCGCTGCGTTGCCTAACCAGTCGGAGTATTTGCCGTAGCCGTAGGCCAAGGTGTCGAAGCCGACCTTCAGCGCCTCTGTGCCCGCGTCGAGCATGATCGCGGGGACCGACCACGCTACTGCATCGAGCCCGGATCTGAGCGCCAATCTGCCCATGTCCTTGACGATTTCTATTCTGGGAGGCATTTCATTGCCGCCGATCGAAATCGCATCCCTCGCTTCGTCGGTCATGAGGCCGTTCACGTAACGGTAGATGCCGGAGAAGACCATTGCCCCGCCGATCGCGAACAGCGCTCCATGCCCTCCCTGGATGAATGTGTCGAGCAGGTTCCCTGCGATGAGACCGGTCCCTCCGATCGCAGCGGACTGGGCCATCCCGCGGGAATGCGCGTTCTGTACGCCGGCTATCAGGTACCGCTTGAGCCAGCCATCTCTCCAGTTTCTCTTGATCTCGCCCGGGAGTTTTATCTCCCCATGGGCTCCGCGCTCATGGTCGATGAAAGGCTGGAAGAGCTCGTGCTTGAGCAGGCGTTCGGCATGGCCCGTCTCCCTCAAATCTTCGCTTGTCGTGAGCGTCCTTGCCCGTTCTATGGCGTGGTTCCATAGGCCCAGCCGCGCCATCAGTATGCTTATGTCCGCGTAGTACTTGCCGAGGAGGTCGGTCTTGAACGCCTCCTCTGTGGTCGAAGGCGTACCGGAGCTCAGGCCGTGATCCTTTTTCAGCGCCTTGAAGGTGTCGCAGATCTGCTTGGCATAGGCCTTTCTCGATTTGCGGTCCTTCCTGGTCGATGCGAGCACCAGGAGGCCGGAGAGGATTTCCAGGCGCAGTATGTTGCCGAAGAAATGCGCGTCTTTCTTGACCGACGCGTCGGCGATTTTCTCGTCGGACTCCTTCAAGACCTCGTCGACGATCCTTTCGGCGCGATTGAACAGGGAGCTCTGCGGGTTCGGGGCGGAGAGCGCCTGGAGCATCACGTCGTATGCGCGCATGAGACCGGTTTTGAAGCGGTCCGCGGCGTTGATGTCCGTCTCGCCGAGCAACCCGTGCATCCTCTCGATGTCGTCGGGTATCTCCTCCGAACCGGCGAAGCCGGCGGCGATCAGGGCCGCATCCCTGAGCATGTCGCGGCCGCCAAGCCCTTTGCCGTCGAGCTGCATGTAGAGGGGGAGCGATATCTTACCGTGGTTGTCAAAGGGTGCGACCGGCGTCTGCAGCTCTTCTATGACTCCCTCGAGCGAACGATGGGCTGATCTGGGGTCTCCGGAGCCGAGGGCATCCGATAGGGAACGGAGGTGTCTGTTGAGGATGTGCAGATGGCGGGAGGGATGCTCGCTGATATCCTGCACGTTGTTACTGACGACGAACGAATCGATGGGGTTTAGGGTCCTGACCGCAACCCCTTTGGCGAAGGGGTCGTTGCTGTAGAGGTTGGTCGGGATCGAGATCCTGCCGGAGAGGATGGGGCTCTGCATGAGCATTGATGTGGGGAAAGTCGGAAGTCCCTGCAGAGTCCCTGCGTATGACATTACCCCTCCTATGCCCTTTATCGGAATAAGGGCAAAGAAGTTGCGTGATGAATCAACATAAATTAATAAAAAAGCGCTGCACGTTGATTATTGTGGCAGCGCTCCATCCATCGCGATCTCTGATGGTCTTAAAATGGAAGAAATTGATTATGCAGCTCTTGACCAGATCCGCCTCCATAAGAGCTCCAAAAAAGCTTAACACCCAAGCTAACTAATTGAATTTAAAGTAAAAAATTAATCAGATAAGTTTTGATGAAGTTTGCCTATTTTAGTCCCGATTTTGCAATGAAGTCAAGGTTTTAGAGCATTATGCGCTGTTTGAGAGGGTCGTTGTTATGGTTTTAGAAAGAGCCCATCCAGCTTTATATGGGCCCTGTCCTGGCGCCTGTTGCCGTTGATGCGCTGCTCGTAGTCCTTGAATGGCATCTTGACGATTTTTCGCACCTTTCTCCTGGCCACACGCCTGTACTTCTCCATGAGCGGGGCGTGCTCTTCGAGGTCCACGTCCACCATGATCGGTATCTCCGGATTCTTATCGAAGAAATCCTCGATGAGCTTCTTGTAGTTCGGGTCCATGTTCTCCCTGGCCAGGGCGAGAAGCTGGACCAGGGGTCTCACCGTGTCGTGCGCCGAGGGATCGGCCGCGTCGGCTTTCACATAGGCGAGGAGCGTCCTGAACTGTTCGATGGAGAGCCTCTCGTCGGAGTGGCCGCCGTGGAGCATGAGATAGAAGTCGGCCAGGAAATGCTTGTCGGGCAGCTGTGGGAATGTCGGCGGTTTGGCGGCCATCATGAAGGAGAAGAAGGGGATTAGCCGATCGGGCAGCGCTTCGTGGGCCATGAACAGGTGCGCCGGGTGCATGACCTGGGCAGCCTTCTGGAAGAACGTGCGCAACCTTGCGAAGATCACGCGCGTCTCCGCGTGCGCACTCTCGCCGTCTATCGCGCCTGTGACGCGCCTCTGGCTTATGTCGTCCAAGGCCTCGAACGCGTTCTGGAACTCCGAGATTACGGACTGGCGTGACCATGTGCTGCCGGACAGCTCCGGCCACATCCTGGAGGAGACGCTGTTGCCATGCACGATATTCGTGCCGGACATGAGGAGCTGTCCGCCGAACGTGTCCCAGCCGGCGAAGGTCCTGAGCGCGGCGGGTATGATGTCCCATGAGCCGGACCTCAGGACCCTGTTCTGCGCGTAGGTGGTGTTGAAGGCGCTGAGCCCGCCGGTGAGCCAGTGATAACGTTGTTTGAGCGGGTTGTCGCCGGCGGCGCGCGAGTCCTCAAGGCCCTCTTCCGCGCGCGTCTTTATGGGTATGCTGCGTTTGAGCACGCCGCTTATGCCCAGGGTTATGGGGAGCATGCAGGCTGTGGTGGCCACGCCCTGCAGCGCTATGAGCACGATGTTGTCCAGGTGCTTGTCCCTCTGGATAAAGCCGCCGAGCGGGGCGGTGAACGCATTGATCGTCACTATCGCGAGCGGCAGCGCCGGATTGGCGTTCACGGTGTTCTTCGCGAGCGTCCAGAGATTCTTGGGGATGCCCTTGCTGTGATTCCATTTGAACTTCACGTTGCCCAACACGTGCATCATCAGGTACGCCTCAGTGGTCAGCACTGCGGCGCGCACCATCCTCTCCGCGTAGCTCGGGTCGTCCGGCCCGTGCGCCATCCATCGCCCGATGTCGGATGAGAGCATGAAGGCGCCCGGCAGAAACCACTTCGCCATAGCGTTCATGTGCTCCTTCTGCTCGATCGTGGTCGGAGGCTTCATCTGCAGCGCGAAGAGGGCGGCCGCCCCGTATGTGTAGGCGTGGTATATGAACTTGAGCCCGCCGAAATCCGGCATCTGGCCGAGATCGTACCCGAACAACAGGAGGGGCGGCAGGAAGAAGTAGCCCCAGTTGCTCATCATGAGCTTTCTTGTCTCGGGCCAGATGAGGTTCGAGGCGAATATCGCTGCGCTGGTGTTTACGATCGAGTCGCGGATAATCTGGGCGATCTCATTTGAGCTGGGCGCGCTGACGCTGGAAAGGGCGCTGATGACGGGGGCATAGGTGTTCGGGTCAAAGAGGACGCCGGAGACGTTGCCTATCTTGTCGCCCGCCATCTCCAGGCTGCTGGCCACGGTGTTGTACACCACGTCGAGGCCGGTCTTTTCAAAGTCGAGGAACGAAGAGGGAAATATCCAGGGGAGTGCGTCGAATGCCGTATGGATTCCCAGCCTGCCCAGCGCCTTCGCGTTTTCCAGCGAGGAGCTGTCGTATTTGCCGGTTATCGCCGCGTACTGCGCCTCCTCGGTCCTCCATCCGTTTTTGAGCCTGTTGAAAATGTTCGCCAGCGCGACCCCGGCCATGCAGACGCCGGCCGTCTTGACGTCGTACATGAGATAGGCGGCGAGTCCGGGCAGCATCCCGGCTGCACTGTAACCCAGAGATTCCATGACGCTGGTCGAGTGGGACTGCCTGATCGCCACCTTGAGCCTCTTGTGCCAACTGCCTCTTTTTGCCTTCGATCCGATGTCCTCGCCGCTCAATATCCTGTGGTTCATCACGAACGGCCTGAACGCGGGATCCTTGAGAAGCCTCGCTGCAGCTGCCGTGAACTCGAATTGGCCCTGGGTCACTGCGCGCGCCCAGAAGAGGGCGTCGTTCCAGAGCCCCAGCCTCGCCATCAGGATTGCTGCATCGGCCTGATAGGAGGCGATGAGGTCATTCTTGTACGAACTCGGGAGCGTGCCTGCGTAGGTTGGGCCGACGTTCTTGGCGTCATCCCTGGAATGGTCGGCGGATATGGATTCGAAGACCTCGTTGAGCTCGTGCGCCAGACGTTTCTGGGCCGGCACGTCGCGCCTGCCGTGTGCGAGCGTGAGCTTGCGCGAAATGATCTCCGCGGTGAGAAGTCCTATCGCGAAATGAGTATCGGCCTCCAGGGCGCTTGCCTCTGGATCGACGAGCTCCGCCGCTTCCTTCAGGATCGAGAGCGCCTTCTGCATAAGGTTGAGCCTGGGCGCTGCGCAGAGCATGCCGAGGTTGATCAGGGTGAAGGCCCTGAGGAAGGCGGCGGTATAGGTGTTCTCGTTCCCGTTCAGGTCCTGCGATGACTTCCTGCGCCCCCATATCCAGCTGATGCGCGCCTTCTGCCCTGCCTCGGGCATCTGTTCGGTCGTCTGCAGCGCGTCGTCCTGCTGTGTCTTGCCGTTCTTGGAGAGCTTGTCGATGTCGATCGCCTCAAGGGCCTTTTTGAGTTTTACCAGCGCGCTCCTGAACTGCGCCACGGTCTTGAAATTATTCACGAGCTCGAATGCCTTCAGCGCCTTCTCTTTGCCGGCCAGATCAGGCTCGTGCTCCAACCGCTTGATCACGTCTCCGAGCATGTACAGGCCCCTGTCGAACATCGCGCCGCGCCTTGCGAAGGTGGAGCCGGTATGCTGCATGAGCGCGTAGGCCTCGAGGGTCTTTGCCCTGGCTGTATCGATCCTGCTCGGCTTGATGCCCGGGTATGTCTTTTCGATGAAGCGATGCAGCCTCCTTAAGACCTGCGGCGCCTTTTCAGGTGTGGAGAGCACAGAGGTCTCGAACAGCGCCTCCTTGTATAGATCTATGCCGCCGTTTATCTCCATGTAGACTGGGAGGGGTGAGGCATGGGGGCCGTCGAAGGGAAGCTCCAGGGATACGAGTGTGCGCTCATAGTGATCGCATGCCTTTGACACATCGTTTTTTTCCCTGGCATCGCGCGCGCCGGCGAACTCCTCATTCAGCCTGCGAAGCTGCTGGCTTTGGGTGGAGCAGTTTATTCCGGTTGCGGCAGAGGAACCTGCGGGGGGTCCTATGGCAAAAGCGTCCGTCGGGCTCGCGATAGGTGCTGCGCCGATGCCTGCCTGTGGAGTGAATATCTGCGGTACCGGATTTATGCCGGATGAGATGAAGACAGATGGGAATATAGGAGCCTGTTTAATCATGATGATGGACGGAGCCAAAAAACAGGCGCCAAGCGCCGGATCCCGCAGCTATAGTCGATGCCTGCGAGGGTTGTCAACGACGCCGTATAATATTAAAGGAAGGAGATGGGCTTTCTAACTGCTTAAAATTAAAGGTAATTATTGACAATCAGAGCTCTGTGAGTCACAAACAATATCTTGCAGACGCAGATTCCATTTGGAGCCATGATGAAATACGACACAATATTCTTCGACATCGGCAACACGCTGTATTTCTACAACTACGATTTCCTCTGCGAACTTTTGGCCGACAGGTTCGAGATAGACGTGGGCGGCGTCGAACTGGCGGATGCCCATCGCAGGGCGCAGATATCCGTGATCAAGGGAGGGATAGAGGGCCTCACCCACGCAGAGCTGTGGGACAGGACTTATCTTAAGTGGTTTGAGCTCACCGGGATAGACAATGAGAAGGCGCGCTCCATCATAGACTCGATCCGCAGCCATCCCTTCAGACACCTCTTCTGGGCCCACATGGAAGAGGGCACCCGCGAGATGCTCGACTGGTTCCGCGAGAGGGGGTTCAAGCTCGGCGTGATATCGAACGCAGAGGGACAGATAAGGCGCCTGCTCGAGCACACCGGCACTTATTCCAGATTCGACGTGGTGATCGATTCCAGCGAGGTGGGGGTCTCGAAGCCGGACACGCGGATATTCACCCTGGCCATGGAGCGCATGGGGGCCGTACCTTCGCGCTCGATATACGTCGGCGACCTCGTGGAGATCGACGTGGCAGGCGCGAAGGGCGCCGGCCTCACCCCGATCCTCGTGGATCGCTACGGCAACAACGCCGACGCAGGCTGTATCACCGTGGCCCGCGCCGTGGACCTTCCGAAACTTTCCATGTTCGCCGGAGCCTGACCTTGCTTGCGGCGATAACCGACATACCGATCAAAGAGCTGCCCTCCGCCATGGAGGGCATGGGCCTCAAAAAATATGTCGCCGCACAGCTCATCAACTGGCTCTACGTCAGGCTTGCCTCCTCGTTCGAGGAGATGACCGATCTCTCGAAGGAGGCCAGGGCGCTCCTGGCCGAGCGCTACTCGATCAGCGCGGTGCGCGTGGGAAGCATGCTCTCTGCGGAGGATGGGACCGCGAAGCTCTGTGTCTCTGCGGCGGACGGCAATTCCTTCGAGTGCGTGCTCATCCCCTCTGACGACGGACGCGTCACCGCGTGCCTCTCCACGCAGGCGGGCTGTGCGATGGGCTGCGCGTTCTGTCGCACTGCGGAGATGGGCTTTATCCGTGATCTTACGCAAGGGGAGATAGTGGGGCAATTCGTCGAGCTGGCCAGGATGTCGAAATCGCCCATTACGAACGTGGTCCTCATGGGCATGGGAGAACCGCTCGCGAACGTGGAGAACGTGCTCTCCGCCATCGAGATCTTCAAGGAGCGCAGGGCCTTCAACATCTCTAAGCGCAGGATCACGGTCTCGACCTCGGGGCTCATCCCGGAGCTTCGCGAGTTTGTGAAGCGTTCGGAGGTGAGGATCGCGATCTCGCTCAACGCCACGACCGACGAGGTGAGAGACCGCATCATGCCGGTCAACCGCAGATCCCCGATCGCGGAGATCATGGAGTTCGCGCGCGAATACGGCGCGACCTCCCGCCTGCGCATCACCTTCGAGTACGTGATGCTGCGGGGGGTCAACGACTCGATGGACGACGCGAGGAGGCTGGTGGGCCTGCTCGCAGGCTGCAGCGCCAAGCTGAACCTGATCCCGTTCAATCCTTACGAAGGCTCGGAGTTTGCGGCGCCCGATCCACTGACTGTGGAACGATGGAGCGAATATCTGCACGACAAGGGGGTGCAGGTGAACATCCGCAGCAGCCGCGGTAGGGAGATCATGGCCGCCTGCGGCCAATTGGTTTCTGAAAACCGTGACTCGTGACTGTCATAAAGGCACTTCTAAAAACCTCTGATTCATAAGAATTGTCATTCCCGCGAAAGCGGGAATCCCTTGTAAACACTGGATCCCCGCTTAAAGCACTCGGGGATGACAAACTAAAAGACAGGTTTTTAGAGGTGCCCATCAGTTAGAGTAACTCATATTAAATATATTAGAGTAATATAAGAGATCTAATAGACTTGCAAATATTCAGCTCCTGTGGTTTAAGACGGCGTTTTTTCGATAAGGGAGTTCTCATATGGCAAAGGCGCCAGTAGGTATAATCGGGGGCAGCGGGCTCTACAGCATGAAGGGTGTGACCATCCGCGAGGAAAAGCGGATATCCACTCCGTTCGGCGATCCGTCCGATGCAGTGATGCTGGGCGAGCTGGACGGCCGCGAGGTCGCCTTCCTCCCCAGGCACGGCCGCGGCCATCGCATCCTCCCGCATGAGCTCAATTTCAGGGCCAACATCTACGCGCTCAAGACGCTGGGTGTTACGCAGATCATCTCGGTCTCGGCGGTCGGCTCCATGCGCGAGGAGATAAGGCCCGGCGATCTGGTGATGGTCGACCAGTTCATAGATCGCACCAAGGCCAGGATAGACACCTTCTTCGGAGGCGGCATCGTGGCCCACGTGGCCTTTGCCGATCCCGTCTGTCCGATTCTCCGCGAAAGGGCGACCGAGGCTGCGCGTTCGGAGGGGTGCCGCGTGCACAACAAGGGGACGTACGTGTGCATCGAGGGGCCGATGTTCTCATCGCGCGCCGAGTCTATGATGTACCGTTCCTGGGGAGTGAACGTGGTCGGCATGACCAACTATCAGGAGGCTAAGCTCGCCCGCGAGGCCGAGATCTGCTACGCGACCATCGCGCTGGTGACTGATTACGATTGCTGGCGCATCGAGGATAAACACGTGGACGTCGCGATGATAATCAAGACCCTGGGCGAGAACGTGGAGAAGGCTCAGGCCGTGATCAGGCGGATGCTCTCAACGTTGCACGAGTACCCCGACTGCGCGTGCCGCAACGCGCTGAGGGATGCGATAATGACGGACCGAAGCCTGATACCCGCGGAGCGCAAGAAAGA from bacterium encodes:
- the rlmN gene encoding 23S rRNA (adenine(2503)-C(2))-methyltransferase RlmN, encoding MLAAITDIPIKELPSAMEGMGLKKYVAAQLINWLYVRLASSFEEMTDLSKEARALLAERYSISAVRVGSMLSAEDGTAKLCVSAADGNSFECVLIPSDDGRVTACLSTQAGCAMGCAFCRTAEMGFIRDLTQGEIVGQFVELARMSKSPITNVVLMGMGEPLANVENVLSAIEIFKERRAFNISKRRITVSTSGLIPELREFVKRSEVRIAISLNATTDEVRDRIMPVNRRSPIAEIMEFAREYGATSRLRITFEYVMLRGVNDSMDDARRLVGLLAGCSAKLNLIPFNPYEGSEFAAPDPLTVERWSEYLHDKGVQVNIRSSRGREIMAACGQLVSENRDS
- a CDS encoding HAD family hydrolase, which gives rise to MKYDTIFFDIGNTLYFYNYDFLCELLADRFEIDVGGVELADAHRRAQISVIKGGIEGLTHAELWDRTYLKWFELTGIDNEKARSIIDSIRSHPFRHLFWAHMEEGTREMLDWFRERGFKLGVISNAEGQIRRLLEHTGTYSRFDVVIDSSEVGVSKPDTRIFTLAMERMGAVPSRSIYVGDLVEIDVAGAKGAGLTPILVDRYGNNADAGCITVARAVDLPKLSMFAGA
- the mtnP gene encoding S-methyl-5'-thioadenosine phosphorylase, which codes for MAKAPVGIIGGSGLYSMKGVTIREEKRISTPFGDPSDAVMLGELDGREVAFLPRHGRGHRILPHELNFRANIYALKTLGVTQIISVSAVGSMREEIRPGDLVMVDQFIDRTKARIDTFFGGGIVAHVAFADPVCPILRERATEAARSEGCRVHNKGTYVCIEGPMFSSRAESMMYRSWGVNVVGMTNYQEAKLAREAEICYATIALVTDYDCWRIEDKHVDVAMIIKTLGENVEKAQAVIRRMLSTLHEYPDCACRNALRDAIMTDRSLIPAERKKELEPIIGRYVR